A region from the Rubricoccus marinus genome encodes:
- a CDS encoding alpha/beta fold hydrolase, with protein MNHIADFPFFPLHVDRDAQLLKPEEEAAFLSHLNESHVQNLLVLSHGWNNDLEEARTLYSELLANLRATLEAEDTYALGGSTAVLGVYWPSKRFAPPSKISGGAASIGGDASSDDVQRALNTLADTLGPDAAEALRKAADLSLDLDERQVQNEFVDAIRKALPDSATEGSDPIPPRLRSASGFEVLGLLAPPPPPPPASGGTGGATSFSPLSVRDPSGGAAGIGDTLRGIRAAALRLANLTTYYTMKERAGNVGKHALAPVLNRLAAAHPALRIHLCGHSFGGRVVTAAASAVAEPVSSLVLLQAAFSHNGFSADFGTGKPGAFRNVLDDHKVSGSIVITHTSNDRAVGLAYPLASRLAGQAASSFGGPEDRFGGIGRNGAQRTDEAQHQRLLPTGQAYSFSEGGLYNLRADDHITDHSDVTGREVAAALVAAMGA; from the coding sequence ATGAATCACATCGCCGATTTCCCCTTCTTTCCTCTCCATGTCGACCGCGACGCGCAACTCCTGAAGCCCGAGGAGGAAGCCGCGTTTCTCTCTCATCTCAACGAGTCGCACGTCCAGAACCTTCTTGTACTCTCGCACGGCTGGAACAACGATCTAGAGGAGGCTCGCACGCTTTACTCCGAACTCCTCGCCAACCTTCGCGCCACTCTAGAGGCAGAAGACACGTATGCCTTGGGTGGAAGCACAGCAGTACTCGGTGTGTACTGGCCGTCCAAGCGTTTTGCTCCTCCCTCGAAGATCTCAGGTGGGGCAGCGTCTATCGGTGGCGATGCCTCCTCCGACGATGTACAACGCGCGTTAAACACCCTTGCCGACACGCTGGGTCCAGATGCGGCGGAAGCGCTAAGAAAGGCTGCAGACCTAAGCCTGGATCTCGACGAACGCCAGGTGCAAAACGAGTTCGTCGATGCCATCCGGAAGGCGCTGCCGGACTCTGCGACCGAGGGCTCCGACCCCATTCCGCCCCGTCTCCGATCAGCATCGGGCTTCGAAGTATTAGGCCTGCTAGCCCCGCCTCCTCCGCCACCTCCAGCCTCTGGCGGGACAGGAGGAGCCACCTCCTTCTCGCCGCTATCCGTGCGGGACCCTTCCGGCGGAGCCGCAGGGATTGGCGATACGCTCCGGGGCATCCGCGCCGCCGCCCTTCGGCTCGCAAACCTCACGACTTACTACACCATGAAGGAGCGTGCTGGCAACGTTGGGAAACACGCACTTGCCCCTGTGCTGAATCGCCTTGCTGCCGCACACCCAGCTCTCCGCATTCATCTCTGTGGGCACAGCTTTGGGGGACGCGTCGTGACTGCGGCAGCATCCGCCGTCGCCGAACCTGTAAGCTCGCTCGTGCTGCTCCAGGCAGCTTTCTCTCACAACGGGTTCTCTGCCGACTTCGGGACTGGAAAGCCTGGAGCGTTTCGGAACGTCCTTGATGACCATAAAGTGAGCGGGTCGATCGTCATCACGCATACCTCCAACGACAGGGCGGTGGGGCTCGCGTACCCCCTCGCGTCACGGCTAGCGGGTCAGGCCGCCAGCTCATTCGGTGGTCCCGAGGACCGCTTCGGAGGAATTGGCCGCAACGGCGCTCAGCGCACAGATGAGGCTCAACACCAGCGGTTGCTGCCGACAGGGCAGGCGTACTCGTTCTCCGAAGGGGGGCTCTACAACCTCCGCGCGGATGACCACATCACCGACCATAGCGACGTGACAGGCCGTGAGGTTGCCGCAGCTCTCGTTGCTGCCATGGGCGCTTAA
- a CDS encoding toll/interleukin-1 receptor domain-containing protein, with protein MASYLSDTSLRARSIKRYDPDLKLESSPGTSYSSVFLSHSHLDKDLVEGLVDRLARLGVRVYVDWKDATLPASPSRDTVETIKKQIVANDVFMLLATDRALESKWVPWELGVADQAKGYDRIVVVPVTRNGTYLGSEYVRVYRQLREELGSLKIFGPGGSGTGSAASNYLRGKAAIFG; from the coding sequence ATGGCATCCTACCTATCCGACACGTCCCTGCGGGCGCGGAGCATCAAGCGCTACGACCCCGACCTCAAGCTGGAGTCGTCGCCGGGCACCTCCTACAGCTCCGTCTTCCTCTCGCACAGCCACCTCGATAAGGATCTCGTCGAAGGGCTCGTGGACCGGCTCGCTCGCCTGGGCGTCCGGGTTTACGTCGACTGGAAGGACGCGACGCTTCCCGCATCGCCGTCACGTGACACCGTCGAGACGATCAAGAAGCAGATCGTCGCCAACGACGTGTTCATGCTCCTCGCCACCGACCGCGCCCTGGAGTCGAAGTGGGTTCCCTGGGAGCTCGGCGTCGCCGACCAGGCGAAGGGCTACGACCGGATCGTCGTGGTCCCCGTCACTCGCAACGGCACATACTTGGGAAGCGAGTACGTCCGGGTGTACCGTCAGCTCCGCGAAGAACTCGGTTCGCTGAAGATCTTCGGCCCCGGCGGCTCCGGGACCGGCTCCGCGGCCAGCAACTACCTGCGTGGCAAGGCGGCAATCTTCGGGTAG
- a CDS encoding TIR domain-containing protein: protein MRRTFFSFHYDRDHWRAWQVRNSWVTKGDRESRGFFDSSVFESKKRTSDAALKEFLRTGLKNCGVTCVLAGSQTAHRRWVRYELVRSFMAGKGILCAKIHRRKNSAGAVDTAGPNPLDQLAFVVTGDRISFKEMKNGTWVPYTDAPSLARREVPYALGSKTNHTFATLFSTYDYVTEDGYNNLGRWIETAARQAGR, encoded by the coding sequence ATGCGCCGCACGTTCTTCAGCTTTCATTACGACCGCGACCACTGGCGGGCGTGGCAGGTCCGCAACTCCTGGGTCACGAAAGGGGACCGGGAGTCCAGGGGCTTCTTCGACAGTTCCGTCTTCGAGTCCAAGAAGCGGACGAGCGACGCCGCCCTCAAGGAGTTCCTCCGCACCGGGCTCAAGAACTGCGGAGTGACGTGCGTCCTGGCGGGAAGCCAGACCGCGCACCGCCGCTGGGTCCGCTACGAGCTCGTCCGCAGCTTCATGGCCGGGAAGGGGATTCTCTGCGCCAAGATCCACCGACGTAAGAACAGCGCGGGCGCCGTAGATACCGCCGGTCCCAATCCGCTGGATCAGCTCGCGTTCGTTGTCACTGGCGACCGCATCTCGTTCAAGGAGATGAAGAACGGCACGTGGGTTCCCTACACCGACGCCCCCAGCTTAGCCCGACGAGAGGTCCCGTACGCGCTCGGCAGCAAGACCAACCACACCTTCGCTACCCTGTTTTCGACCTATGACTATGTGACCGAGGACGGGTACAACAACCTCGGCCGCTGGATCGAGACTGCCGCCCGTCAAGCCGGACGCTAA
- a CDS encoding toll/interleukin-1 receptor domain-containing protein, with protein MPVPSPYQVVLLGQTRPAVRDALRKTLVARMREMDLDVDAHVVFLDASDARALTQAGPAVCAFVGGYSYDAMDAATVAWLVDDAVLILPLVESLDGYKSQVPKSLRPIHGKVLSDTAESVESAVGLIMEGLGLLRRTRRLFISYRRTEASDAAHQLYDLLDDRGFDVFLDTRKVRPGDPFQEELLHRLSDSDVLIILDTDGFLESEWTREELAQAQAMALGILQVQWPGVGRPAYAALCTVVPLDAADLDGKRLTDDALHRVGHQTETLRARSIAARYTSLVGSFDAIAEQEGVPSTVQPTRYLELAPPGKDPVAVIPTVGVPETLSYQDVEALLSRLASDGAAAPSRAVILYDPVPVRPRWKQHLDWLDGHLPVQTVTVSGAEAWLRSL; from the coding sequence ATGCCCGTCCCGTCCCCTTATCAGGTCGTCCTCCTGGGCCAAACGCGCCCGGCCGTCCGCGACGCGCTCCGCAAGACGCTAGTCGCGCGGATGCGCGAGATGGACCTCGACGTGGACGCACACGTCGTCTTCCTCGATGCCTCCGACGCCCGCGCGCTGACCCAGGCTGGTCCGGCCGTCTGCGCCTTTGTTGGGGGCTACAGCTACGACGCGATGGACGCCGCCACCGTCGCCTGGCTCGTGGACGACGCTGTGCTGATACTCCCGCTCGTCGAATCGCTGGACGGGTACAAGAGCCAGGTGCCTAAATCCCTCCGGCCGATCCACGGGAAGGTTCTCTCCGACACGGCCGAGTCTGTCGAGTCCGCCGTCGGCCTCATTATGGAGGGGCTTGGGCTGCTCCGCCGCACCCGACGCCTGTTCATCAGCTACCGGCGCACCGAGGCGTCCGACGCCGCCCACCAGCTCTACGACCTCCTCGACGACCGAGGTTTCGACGTCTTCCTCGACACCCGCAAGGTCCGACCCGGCGACCCGTTCCAGGAAGAGCTTCTCCACCGCCTCAGCGATTCCGACGTTCTCATCATCCTCGACACCGACGGGTTCCTAGAGAGCGAGTGGACGCGGGAGGAACTGGCCCAGGCGCAAGCGATGGCGCTCGGCATCCTCCAGGTCCAGTGGCCTGGCGTCGGCCGTCCCGCCTACGCCGCGCTCTGCACCGTCGTCCCGCTCGACGCCGCCGACCTTGACGGGAAGCGCCTCACCGACGACGCCCTCCACCGGGTCGGGCACCAGACCGAGACGCTCCGCGCGCGGTCCATCGCCGCGCGCTACACCAGCCTCGTCGGGTCCTTCGACGCCATCGCCGAACAAGAGGGGGTCCCATCGACCGTCCAGCCAACTCGGTACCTCGAACTCGCGCCACCTGGGAAGGACCCCGTCGCGGTCATCCCGACGGTCGGCGTCCCCGAGACGCTCTCCTACCAGGACGTCGAGGCGCTGCTCTCTCGCCTCGCCTCGGACGGGGCGGCGGCCCCCTCCCGCGCCGTCATTCTCTACGACCCGGTCCCCGTCCGGCCCCGCTGGAAGCAGCACCTCGACTGGCTCGACGGCCACCTTCCGGTCCAGACCGTCACGGTGTCTGGTGCCGAGGCGTGGCTCCGCTCGCTCTGA